One Schlesneria paludicola DSM 18645 DNA segment encodes these proteins:
- a CDS encoding BatA domain-containing protein, translating to MTAWLANHFFNPTFVMGGMCLIASPIIIHLINRMRYRRVRFAAMEFLLQSQQRNQRRLLIEQLLLLLLRILIVIGIVLLISRLILDPAQMSVFRGAQSHHVVLIDDSLSMRDRWAETNGFTQAVKIVNQLVAGGAQLPNTQKLTLIRLSEPEQPFFVERNVNEDFVTELASKLDPQTFKCTHQALDLATGLLGAKKLLAGEKGTIQHLHVISDFREHDWQDQKAITSAIEELSTAGVSVNLVRAVPETHPNLGITDLSGEIQVAAVDVPLRMRVAVKNFGDQVAADVRVSIFDNAEKLPTTVVFEKIDARTEVTHEFEVRFSTPTTHRLRVTLEPDALPEDNTRSLAVDVARSVPILIVDGDPAGEDASYLADAIAADPKATGYNATVENVESLRRRPLEGFACIYLLNIAELPADSVDAVERFVAAGGGLGWFVGDAIKPTFYNEALFRKGTGLFPIPLDSAPKDLPVDPTSTGADLRTARHPMFRIFAGEDNALINLVRIFRYFPTAKDWVRDDQQRKDRVKTIATLRTQDPLFLEHPFGKGRIVTCLTTVQPDWNNWATDNSYVVVQLELAKYLARTDRNPEHRFVGEPITLSLDPVEYSETVEILTPGDEGDRTTRLQASPEVNGGETSTSGDATNKPHRLTATFDETDEPGIYTVRLLRQSQVSEDRLIAYNTVPTEGDLELSSTTELRKRLGNLSGITIQEYGQLDWVEGREAGSEIRRWLVSLLFLLMLVEQAFAYRLSYHPPRGKVASHK from the coding sequence ATGACAGCCTGGCTCGCTAATCACTTCTTCAATCCCACCTTCGTCATGGGAGGAATGTGCCTGATTGCGTCCCCGATCATCATCCATCTGATCAATCGGATGCGATATCGGCGAGTTCGCTTTGCCGCCATGGAATTCCTGCTGCAAAGCCAGCAACGCAATCAACGACGGCTGCTGATCGAACAACTGCTTCTGCTCTTGCTGCGAATTCTGATCGTGATCGGAATCGTCCTGCTGATATCACGGCTGATTCTCGATCCGGCACAAATGTCGGTCTTTCGTGGCGCTCAGTCGCATCATGTGGTCTTGATCGACGACAGCCTGTCGATGCGCGACCGTTGGGCCGAAACCAACGGATTTACTCAGGCCGTCAAGATCGTCAATCAACTCGTCGCGGGCGGTGCGCAACTGCCCAATACGCAAAAACTGACTTTGATTCGCCTGTCCGAACCCGAACAGCCGTTCTTCGTCGAACGCAATGTCAACGAAGATTTCGTCACGGAACTGGCCTCGAAACTCGATCCGCAGACGTTCAAGTGCACGCATCAGGCACTCGATCTGGCCACGGGCCTGCTGGGCGCGAAAAAACTGCTGGCGGGAGAAAAAGGAACCATCCAGCACCTGCATGTGATCTCGGATTTCCGCGAACACGATTGGCAGGATCAGAAAGCGATCACCTCGGCCATCGAAGAACTGTCAACCGCGGGAGTCTCGGTGAATCTCGTGCGCGCCGTCCCTGAAACGCATCCCAATCTGGGAATCACCGACTTGTCGGGTGAGATCCAGGTGGCCGCCGTCGATGTACCCCTGCGAATGCGGGTCGCCGTCAAAAATTTTGGCGATCAAGTGGCCGCGGATGTCCGAGTCTCGATCTTCGACAACGCCGAAAAGTTGCCCACGACGGTCGTCTTCGAGAAAATCGACGCCCGAACCGAAGTCACCCACGAATTCGAAGTGCGGTTCTCGACACCGACGACGCACCGGCTACGCGTGACCCTCGAACCCGACGCACTGCCCGAAGACAATACCCGCTCATTGGCCGTCGATGTCGCCCGATCCGTTCCCATCCTGATCGTCGACGGCGATCCCGCTGGTGAAGACGCCTCGTATCTGGCGGACGCGATCGCCGCAGACCCCAAAGCCACCGGCTACAACGCCACGGTCGAGAATGTCGAATCGCTGCGCCGCCGTCCGCTGGAGGGATTCGCCTGCATCTACCTGCTGAACATTGCCGAGCTTCCTGCGGATTCTGTCGATGCCGTCGAACGATTCGTCGCGGCCGGGGGCGGGCTGGGCTGGTTCGTCGGTGATGCCATCAAGCCCACGTTCTACAACGAAGCCCTGTTCCGCAAAGGCACCGGGCTGTTTCCCATCCCGCTGGATTCCGCACCAAAAGATCTGCCCGTCGATCCCACGTCGACAGGTGCCGACCTGCGAACAGCCCGACATCCGATGTTTCGAATTTTCGCCGGTGAAGATAACGCACTGATCAATCTGGTCCGGATCTTCCGCTACTTTCCAACCGCCAAAGACTGGGTGCGGGATGATCAGCAGCGAAAAGACCGCGTGAAGACGATCGCCACATTGCGAACTCAAGATCCACTCTTCCTTGAACATCCCTTCGGCAAAGGACGTATTGTCACCTGCCTGACGACCGTTCAACCCGACTGGAACAACTGGGCCACCGACAACAGCTATGTCGTGGTGCAACTGGAACTCGCAAAATATCTGGCGCGGACGGATCGCAACCCCGAACACCGCTTCGTCGGCGAACCGATTACCCTGTCGCTCGACCCGGTCGAATACTCGGAAACCGTCGAGATCCTCACGCCGGGAGATGAAGGTGACCGCACAACGCGACTTCAGGCCTCGCCCGAGGTCAACGGCGGCGAGACTTCAACGAGCGGCGACGCGACCAACAAGCCACATCGACTGACGGCAACATTCGACGAAACCGATGAACCTGGCATTTATACAGTGAGACTGCTGAGACAAAGTCAGGTCAGCGAAGACCGCCTGATCGCTTATAATACCGTCCCGACGGAAGGGGACCTGGAACTGTCGTCGACGACAGAACTTCGAAAGCGTTTGGGTAACCTTTCTGGAATCACGATCCAGGAATACGGGCAACTCGACTGGGTGGAAGGACGCGAAGCCGGGTCGGAAATTCGTCGCTGGCTGGTTTCGCTGTTGTTCCTCCTGATGCTGGTTGAACAAGCGTTCGCGTATCGGCTCAGCTACCATCCACCACGCGGAAAAGTGGCCTCCCACAAATAA